One genomic region from Thermomicrobiales bacterium encodes:
- the selD gene encoding selenide, water dikinase SelD, with the protein MQSRDEIRLTTLASCAGUAAKLAPGALAQVLQPLSIVATDPNLLVGLQTSDDAAVYKLSDEQAIVQTVDFFPPVVDDPYLYGAIAAANSMSDVFAMGGDVLLGLNIAAFPDNLPLDILTRIFEGGAAKAAEAGLIIAGGHTVVDDEPKYGIVVTGTIHPDRILTKAGAQPGDLLFLTKPLGTGVITTSIKQEGADEADAEAAIASMLMLNKASSRIIRESGANACTDITGYGLAGHLTEVAIKSGVSAELDAAALPWLPGALRYAAEGRFPGGADRNRSYYETLPECGVTHDPAVDADVVRLLYSPETSGGLLVSIAEKDADALRADFAEVGLSIWQIGRVMSGTGISVR; encoded by the coding sequence ATGCAATCCCGTGACGAGATCAGGCTGACGACGCTGGCGTCCTGCGCCGGCTGAGCAGCCAAGCTCGCGCCAGGGGCCCTGGCGCAAGTACTGCAACCGCTGTCGATCGTTGCGACTGATCCCAACCTGCTGGTTGGCTTGCAGACGAGCGACGATGCGGCGGTCTATAAGCTGTCCGACGAGCAGGCGATCGTCCAGACGGTGGACTTCTTCCCACCGGTTGTTGACGACCCCTACCTCTACGGCGCGATCGCTGCGGCGAACTCGATGAGCGACGTCTTCGCCATGGGTGGCGACGTGCTGCTCGGCCTGAACATTGCCGCGTTCCCGGACAACCTGCCGCTCGACATCCTAACCCGCATCTTCGAAGGTGGCGCGGCGAAGGCGGCCGAGGCGGGTCTGATCATCGCTGGCGGACATACCGTCGTCGATGATGAACCGAAGTACGGCATTGTCGTGACCGGCACGATCCATCCGGATCGCATCCTGACCAAGGCCGGGGCGCAACCGGGCGATCTGCTGTTCCTGACCAAGCCGCTGGGCACCGGCGTCATCACGACGTCGATCAAGCAGGAGGGTGCCGACGAGGCCGACGCCGAAGCGGCCATCGCCAGCATGCTGATGCTGAACAAGGCATCGTCGCGCATCATCCGTGAGAGCGGCGCGAACGCCTGCACCGACATTACCGGCTATGGCCTGGCTGGCCATCTGACTGAGGTGGCGATCAAGAGCGGTGTCAGTGCTGAGCTCGATGCTGCCGCGTTGCCCTGGCTGCCGGGCGCGCTGCGCTACGCCGCCGAGGGTCGCTTCCCCGGTGGCGCAGATCGCAACCGCAGCTACTACGAGACGCTGCCGGAGTGCGGCGTCACGCACGATCCTGCCGTCGATGCCGACGTCGTCCGGCTGCTTTACAGCCCCGAGACGTCCGGCGGCCTGCTCGTGTCCATCGCCGAGAAGGACGCCGACGCCCTCCGCGCCGACTTCGCCGAAGTCGGTCTGTCGATCTGGCAGATCGGCCGCGTGATGTCCGGCACCGGCATCAGCGTCCGGTAG
- the trxA gene encoding thioredoxin — MATQQVVRDVTDADFQSAVIEQSRTKPVVVDFWAPWCGPCRILGPVIERVAEQFADSIVVAKLNVDENPASSAQYRVQSIPAVKAFRDGRVVSEFTGALPEPNVRQFFESLAPSAIDQAVSAAEAMLAAGDQAGAEQAYRDALAQQADNRGAVLGLASLLAKRGTYDEAISLLDRLPPDRQVKVQRHRIFLERYVSQHQGEDLADEAVAAPNDPRARYRYGLLLAAQELYQEALEELLASVRLDRSWEDGAARKSMLAVFELLGMDAPLTRKYQRKLENVLF, encoded by the coding sequence ATGGCAACACAGCAGGTTGTTCGCGACGTGACCGACGCGGACTTTCAGTCGGCAGTCATTGAGCAGTCGCGCACGAAGCCGGTCGTTGTGGATTTCTGGGCACCGTGGTGCGGTCCGTGCCGCATTCTCGGTCCGGTGATCGAGCGGGTCGCCGAGCAGTTCGCCGATTCGATCGTCGTTGCCAAGCTGAACGTGGATGAGAATCCGGCATCGTCGGCACAGTACCGCGTGCAGAGCATTCCGGCGGTCAAAGCGTTCCGTGATGGGCGGGTGGTGTCGGAGTTCACCGGTGCGCTGCCGGAGCCGAACGTGCGCCAGTTCTTCGAGTCGCTGGCCCCGTCGGCGATAGACCAGGCGGTCAGTGCCGCCGAGGCGATGCTGGCTGCTGGTGACCAGGCTGGTGCAGAGCAGGCGTATCGAGATGCGCTGGCGCAGCAGGCCGACAACCGTGGCGCAGTGCTTGGGTTGGCGTCGCTGCTGGCGAAGCGCGGAACATATGATGAAGCAATATCGCTGCTGGATCGACTGCCGCCAGACCGGCAGGTGAAGGTGCAGCGGCACCGCATCTTCCTTGAGCGCTACGTGAGCCAGCACCAGGGCGAGGATCTGGCAGATGAGGCTGTTGCCGCGCCGAACGATCCGCGCGCGCGTTATCGATACGGTCTGCTGCTGGCCGCGCAGGAGCTCTATCAGGAGGCGCTCGAAGAGCTGCTGGCCTCGGTCAGGCTGGATCGAAGCTGGGAGGATGGCGCGGCCCGCAAGAGCATGCTCGCCGTCTTCGAACTGTTGGGCATGGACGCGCCGCTGACGCGTAAGTATCAGCGCAAGCTGGAGAACGTGCTGTTCTAG